The bacterium region GAGCTCTGCACCGTCGCCGTCGTGCTCGCGACGCTGATCGGCGTGACGCTCGGCGTCGCCGTGGCCCGCCGCCCCCTGCTGGCGTTCCTCGCGGTCAACCTGAGCGGCCTGATGCGGGCCGTGCCGGTCATCGTCTTCCTGACGCTCGCGCTTCCGTACTTGGGGCTGGGCTTTGCCCCGGCGCTTGTCGCGCTCACCGTTCTCGGGATCCCGCCGATTCTCCTCAACACCTACACCGGCATCCGCGGGATCGATCCGGTGATCGTCGATGCGGCGCGCGGGGTGGGGATGACCCCGGGACAGATCGTCGCACGGATTCAGACCCCCCTCGTCCTCCCGGTGCTCGCGGCGGGGGTGCGAACGGCCGCGGTCCAGGTCGTCGCCACGGCGACGCTCGCCGCGATCATCGGCGCCGGCGGATACGGCGACTACATTCTGGCGGGGCTCTACCAGGTGGACATGGTCCAGATCCTGGCCGGCGCAATCCCGGTTGCCGTCCTGGCGCTCATGTTAGAATTGGGCCTGGGGTGGGTGCAGTACGCGGCCACCCCCGCGGGCCTGCGCGCGCTCTCAGGCGCAGACGTCACACCCTGAAAGGAGTCGGGAGGCAGTCCGCAGCAGCGCGGTGCTCAGATCACAGCCAGAGGGGGTAATCGGCAATGCGCACACGAGAAGAGCTCTCCTGGGTGAAATTCGTCTCCCTATGCGTCGTCAGCCTCATGATCGTCCTGGCGGCGGGGGGGATCGGCTCCGGGGCCAGCCCCGCCGGCAACGGCAAGATCCACCTCACGGTCGGCGGCAAGCTCGACACCGAAGCCCAGCTGCTCACCAAAATCTACGTCCTGCTCCTCCGACACACCGGCTTCACGGTCACGGAGAAGGCGC contains the following coding sequences:
- a CDS encoding ABC transporter permease, yielding MAQRLLAFVAAPENGFLAHTLAYLELCTVAVVLATLIGVTLGVAVARRPLLAFLAVNLSGLMRAVPVIVFLTLALPYLGLGFAPALVALTVLGIPPILLNTYTGIRGIDPVIVDAARGVGMTPGQIVARIQTPLVLPVLAAGVRTAAVQVVATATLAAIIGAGGYGDYILAGLYQVDMVQILAGAIPVAVLALMLELGLGWVQYAATPAGLRALSGADVTP